One part of the Raphanus sativus cultivar WK10039 chromosome 7, ASM80110v3, whole genome shotgun sequence genome encodes these proteins:
- the LOC130497764 gene encoding uncharacterized protein At3g43530-like, translating to MVETRLGKRKDRLPPTDPPPQKSGTSKNSKKNKPKNLKKRKTTDEESPAVEFVGTVGVAEENEVEEPAKDVEDREKEKEESEKEKEREEENGDEDEEEEGNSDASQEEKEENGDEDEEEEGNSDASQEDKEENGDKDEDEEGNSNEEVENKDEEEIQEEEENGTLPTPEENGTPEENRGQNENENQEEGEKEPPLEAESGNVDGDGDGVLGQGEEELEATEAIKPLRMYFYESEYKKQIKIATKCFVNDVMVTFANLKPKMSDTERKWFEKHPQFCHVFHMEKDSNHMVQGMWMLLLRTVDGSKRKEVWFIVNGVPIRYGLREHALISGLSCRNYPLGYKEFGDRKFVKRHFKKGESIRLEDVKAKLLAMGEHRDRLKMMVLFFLGSVICAQTKVGKGAKDVLEFFQRAVDDLEFCENFPWGRYSFDYMVKEISHTMDHFGGRVREKTLWPLPGFCLPLELLAFEAIPKFGLKFRQEVEDVDIDCPRMCRSVFKSAGMKGFSLSKLNRELDKITSGDIHSILPTKTEEEVALLEELTEEEDDVDVDDISIDSWVKRLAEGHSVFFEEMYDVDVAARDPNAQEAVDEDQDDEDQDDEVGGEEGGASQKKMMEELIKQVKMIGTQLKRVKKTMDKFEERMVVPFEAFMKKAMDEGQGSGE from the exons ATGGTTGAAACTAGGCTGGGTAAGAGAAAGGATAGGCTTCCTCCAACGGATCCTCCTCCGCAAAAGAGCGGGACCTCGAAGAACTCGAAGAAGAACAAACCGAAGAActtgaagaagagaaaaacGACGGATGAGGAATCACCGGCGGTTGAATTTGTTGGAACCGTGGGAGTTGCGGAGGAGAATGAAGTAGAAGAACCGGCTAAGGATGTAGAAGATcgggagaaagagaaagaagaatcggagaaggagaaagaaagggaagaagaaaatggagacgaagatgaagaggaagaaggaaacagcgatgcatctcaagaagagaaagaagaaaatggagacgaagatgaagaggaagaaggaaacagcgatgcatctcaagaagataaagaagaaaatggagataaagatgaagatgaagaaggaaatAGCAATGAAGAAGTAGAGaacaaagatgaagaagaaatacaagaggaggaagagaacgGGACTCTCCCGACTCCCGAAGAGAACGGGACTCCCGAAGAGAACAGAGGTCAAAACGAAAATGAAAatcaagaagaaggagagaaggaACCCCCATTGGAAGCGGAATCAGGAAATGTTGATGGTGATGGTGACGGGGTTCTCGGGCAAGGAGAAGAG GAATTAGAGGCAACCGAGGCAATCAAACCGTTGAGGATGTACTTCTATGAGTCGGAGTACAAGAAACAAATAAAGATAGCGACCAAATGTTTCGTCAATGACGTTATGGTTACATTTGCTAATCTCAAACCGAAGATGAGTGATACTGAGAGGAAGTGGTTTGAGAAGCATCCACAATTCTGTCACGTGTTCCACATGGAGAAGGACTCAAACCACATGGTCCAAGGAATGTGGATGTTGCTATTGCGGACAGTGGATGGCTCGAAGAGGAAGGAAGTGTGGTTCATTGTGAATGGTGTTCCCATCCGCTATGGCCTGAGAGAACACGCTTTGATCTCAGGTCTTAGCTGCCGCAACTATCCACTTGGGTATAAGGAGTTTGGTGATAGAAAGTTCGTGAAGCGCCATTTTAAGAAGGGAGAATCAATAAGGCTTGAGGATGTCAAAGCGAAGCTGTTGGCTATGGGAGAACACAGAGACCGGCTGAAGATGatggttttgttctttttaggAAGTGTTATCTGTGCGCAAACGAAAGTAGGAAAAGGCGCCAAAGATGTTTTGGAATTCTTCCAAAGAGCTGTGGACGATCTCGAGTTCTGCGAAAACTTTCCATGGGGGAGGTACTCGTTTGATTACATGGTTAAGGAGATATCGCACACCATGGATCATTTTGGAGGTCGGGTTAGAGAGAAGACTTTATGGCCACTTCCAGGTTTCTGTCTGCCACTGGAG TTGCTTGCTTTTGAGGCAATTCCCAAGTTTGGATTGAAGTTCAGACAAGAGGTTGAAGACGTCGATATAGACTGTCCTAGGATGTGCAGATCAGTCTTTAAATCAGCAGGGATGAAAGGGTTCTCACTTTCAAAATTGAATCGGGAACTGGACAAAATAACG TCAGGGGATATCCACAGCATCCTTCCTACCAAGACAGAAGAAGAAGTAGCTCTTTTGGAAGAGCTGACTGAAGAGGAGGACGACGTTGATGTCGATGATATTTCTATTGACAGTTGGGTAAAGCGTCTTGCAGAAGGACATTCAGTCTTTTTTGAAGAGATGTATGATGTAGACGTTGCTGCGCGTGATCCAAATGCACAAGAGGCTGTCGACGAAGATCAGGATGACGAAGATCAGGATGACGAAGTAGGTGGAGAGGAAGGAGGCGCAAgccagaagaagatgatggaggaGTTGATCAAACAAGTGAAAATGATTGGCACTCAGCTAAAGAGAGTTAAGAAGACAATGGACAAGTTTGAGGAAAGGATGGTGGTTCCGTTTGAGGCGTTTATGAAGAAAGCTATGGATGAAGGGCAAGGAAGCGGGGAGTGA
- the LOC108815505 gene encoding uncharacterized protein LOC108815505, translated as MSNHVRDIPGSPKESYKMLYSYLYMLEQVNPGTKTCLKLDDISKFEYLFIALGACIEGFAVMRKVIAVEGIRLKNGGVLVFAKAQDPDGQRYPLAFAVVDGENLASWTWFFEMLKSVIPDSSELVFISTRNQSLIFAIGNVFPQAHHGHCLWHLKEKVKLHACNVNKNIVGQKLMELGRYYTVDDFNSAYDSFKIRCPAAYKYVEECGIEKDKWARVFFPRDRYNLDTSNTLGSMKNVFKEATRWALIPMLDCIIRKFSDWFTQRKDVVSRSMNTRLVPRVENYLHDLWAVAHKLPVRELDSYELKYEITDAAGKVFWATLVGKTCTCKVWDYEKFPCLHGLAAYIYFARNVDGRRLDIHELCSKYYWTEMWHLAYSRTLNVVPDMASWNVPDQIKEVKIIPPDRIKRQGRKRV; from the coding sequence ATGAGCAATCACGTCAGAGATATACCTGGTAGTCCGAAAGAGAGCTACAAGATGTTGTATAGTTATTTGTACATGTTAGAGCAAGTGAATCCGGGGACAAAAACCTGTTTGAAATTGGATGATATAAGTAAATTTGAGTACCTTTTCATAGCTTTGGGAGCTTGCATTGAAGGGTTTGCAGTTATGAGGAAGGTGATAGCTGTGGAGGGGATACGTCTGAAGAACGGTGGTGTTTTAGTTTTCGCGAAAGCTCAGGATCCTGATGGTCAGAGGTATCCACTTGCGTTTGCAGTAGTAGATGGTGAGAATCTTGCTAGTTGGACTTGGTTTTTCGAGATGCTTAAAAGTGTTATACCAGACTCTTCTGAACTGGTTTTCATTAGTACAAGAAATCAGAGCTTGATCTTCGCCATAGGAAACGTGTTTCCACAGGCTCACCATGGTCATTGTTTATGGCATTTGAAGGAAAAGGTGAAATTGCATGCTTGTAACGTCAACAAGAATATAGTCGGGCAAAAACTTATGGAGTTGGGCAGATATTACACGGTTGATGACTTCAATTCTGCTTACGACTCATTTAAGATAAGATGTCCTGCTGCGTACAAGTATGTGGAGGAATGTGGTATTGAAAAGGACAAATGGGCAAGGGTTTTTTTCCCACGTGATAGGTACAACTTGGATACAAGCAACACTCTGGGATCAATGAAGAACGTGTTTAAAGAGGCAACGAGGTGGGCCTTAATACCAATGCTGGATTGTATCATTAGGAAATTCTCTGATTGGTTCACTCAACGGAAGGATGTTGTTTCTAGATCAATGAATACAAGACTGGTGCCTCGGGTTGAGAACTACTTGCACGATCTATGGGCTGTTGCACATAAGCTACCTGTGCGGGAACTTGATAGTTACGAGCTTAAGTACGAGATCACTGACGCTGCAGGAAAGGTGTTTTGGGCGACCTTGGTTGGAAAAACTTGTACTTGCAAGGTGTGGGACTATGAAAAGTTCCCTTGTCTGCATGGACTGGCAGCTTATATCTATTTCGCTAGGAATGTTGATGGCAGGCGCCTTGATATCCATGAGTTGTGCTCAAAATACTACTGGACGGAAATGTGGCATTTGGCGTATTCCAGAACACTTAATGTTGTGCCCGACATGGCTTCTTGGAATGTACCAGATCAGATCAAGGAGGTGAAGATCATACCTCCAGATCGCATCAAGCGGCAAGGAAGGAAAAGAGTTTAA
- the LOC108836946 gene encoding protein PNS1, with the protein MEIEQTVAPPAAAAQQPQPQTLTGRFFRCIFTAIFYFQLILISALVIFLTLRGLVFTKSPNFHPKKWYTPLLSSAALSGLLSLAWQCFFLFNISATSKATIILTPLLTFSVGIFLVTYGKTFVPGVGGALVLFSFAQALHSWLFVTRRRREFTFKMMALSTEALPARTRAIAVLSSILSVLYSAFLVAGIGGATATRTGLVDVLFISLIVLSLAWTMQVLKNVQVVAVSKAAYAHFARHEVISACDAVCAALRSHLGSVCIGSTLVPVLVVIRGMIRTLNRMGLGSDRTMYAGDGECAWVANHMILVGNRYGFVHVGVHNKGFVQACRDTWEEFRRRDGLEELVDADLTSSICFLSAFGIGAVSALTAGIWEFNIHKDYFFQLTLYAFIIGYFVGRVSSAWMQACVMAYFVAYAANPEGANFDNTISERIARQDVEENKRLAENEVRQPEEEQDVTYM; encoded by the exons ATG GAAATCGAACAAACCGTAGCACCTCCCGCCGCCGCCGCACAACAACCGCAACCACAAACCCTAACCGGAAGGTTCTTCAGATGCATCTTCACGGCTATCTTCTACTTTCAGCTGATCCTAATCTCAGCCCTAGTAATCTTTCTCACCCTTAGAGGTCTAGTCTTCACCAAATCACCAAACTTCCACCCCAAGAAATGGTACACCCCTCTCCTATCCTCTGCCGCTCTCTCCGGACTCCTCTCTCTCGCCTGGCaatgcttcttcctcttcaacATATCAGCAACATCCAAAGCCACCATCATTCTCACACCGCTCCTCACATTCTCCGTCGGGATCTTCCTTGTAACCTACGGCAAAACGTTTGTCCCAGGGGTCGGCGGCGCTCTCGTGCTCTTTAGCTTTGCTCAGGCACTCCACAGCTGGCTTTTCGTTACTCGTAGGAGGCGTGAGTTCACCTTCAAGATGATGGCTCTCTCCACAGAAGCACTACCCGCAAGAACCAGAGCGATAGCTGTCCTATCATCGATCTTAAGCGTCTTGTACTCTGCTTTCTTGGTGGCGGGAATCGGTGGAGCTACCGCCACGAGAACAGGTCTAGTAGACGTTCTTTTCATCTCCTTGATCGTGTTAAGCCTTGCCTGGACAATGCAAGTTCTCAAGAACGTGCAAGTAGTCGCCGTTTCGAAAGCCGCGTACGCACACTTCGCTCGTCATGAGGTCATAAGCGCATGTGATGCGGTTTGTGCTGCTCTGAGAAGCCATCTCGGGAGCGTTTGTATCGGTTCAACGCTCGTTCCAGTTTTAGTAGTCATCAGGGGAATGATCCGAACTTTGAATAGGATGGGGCTCGGTAGCGACCGGACCATGTATGCAGGTGATGGAGAGTGCGCTTGGGTTGCTAACCATATGATCTTAGTCGGAAACAGATACGGGTTTGTTCATGTGGGAGTTCACAACAAAGGCTTCGTGCAAGCGTGTAGAGATACTTGGGAAGAGTTCAGAAGAAGGGATGGCTTGGAGGAGCTCGTAGATGCTGACCTCACTAGCTCCATCTGCTTCCTAAGCGCCTTTGGCATTGGTGCAGTATCTGCGTTAACTGCGGGTATATGGGAGTTTAATATCCATAAGGACTACTTCTTCCAGCTGACTCTCTATGCCTTCATCATCGGATACTTTGTG gGGAGAGTTTCATCTGCATGGATGCAAGCATGTGTTATGGCTTACTTTGTAGCTTATGCAGCCAATCCAGAAGGAGCTAACTTTGACAACACGATTTCAGAACGTATTGCGCGGCAAGATGTAGAAGAGAATAAAAGATTAGCTGAAAATGAAGTGAGACAGCCGGAGGAGGAACAGGACGTAACATACATGTAG